A genomic segment from Cyprinus carpio isolate SPL01 chromosome A22, ASM1834038v1, whole genome shotgun sequence encodes:
- the LOC109079618 gene encoding T-cell surface glycoprotein CD4-like codes for MASRGCIVLFHLVMVINEEFLQVTALVGVIGGSVVLPCSSEEPQMTPEDITVNWKHLNRLKVYDVVKGKGSVEGQDPKYKNRVESDSEQHLRGNFSIKLKNLRYSDTGKYQCYIIKESVIQTVELGIEEPVQHPFVPSVGGSVVLPCSSKKSQLPAEDITVHWRYNENLEVYDIIKGKVSLEKQHSAYYNRTEIFSEKYLDGNFSLKLNNVQRSDTGTYKCHIANELLIQSVKLEFNQGAQARPEKILLVPLLSVSILLCM; via the exons GGgctgtattgttttatttcatctgGTAATGGTGATAAATGAAG agtttttgCAGGTCACTGCTCTTGTGGGTGTCATCGGAGGTTCTGTGGTTTTACCGTGTTCCTCTGAAGAACCTCAGATGACACCTGAAGACATTACAGTGAATTGGAAACACCTTAACAGACTGAAAGTATATGACGTTGTTAAGGGTAAAGGCTCTGTGGAAGGACAGGATCCAAAATACAAGAACAGAGTTGAAAGCGACTCTGAGCAGCATCTGAGAGGAAACTTCTCAATCAAACTCAAAAATCTTCGGTATAGTGATACAGGAAAGTACCAGTGCTACATCATAAAGGAATCAGTAATTCAGACTGTGGAGCTAGGGATTGAAG AGCCTGTGCAGCACCCATTTGTGCCTTCTGTTGGCGGTTCTGTGGTTTTACCTTGTTCTTCTAAAAAATCTCAGCTTCCAGCTGAAGACATTACAGTGCACTGGAGATACAACGAGAACCTGGAAGTGTATGACATTATTAAGGGCAAAGTCTCTCTGGAAAAACAGCATTCAGCATATTACAACAGAACTGAGATTTTCAGTGAGAAGTATCTGGATGGAAACTTCTCCCTCAAACTTAACAACGTTCAGCGCAGCGATACAGGAACCTACAAATGCCACATCGCAAATGAATTACTAATTCAAAGTGTGAAACTAG AATTTAACCAAGGAGCACAAGCAAGACCAGAGAAGATTTTATTAGTGCCTTTACTTTCTGTTTCCATTCTGCTCTGTATGTGA